A single genomic interval of Zingiber officinale cultivar Zhangliang chromosome 4A, Zo_v1.1, whole genome shotgun sequence harbors:
- the LOC121971382 gene encoding photosystem I P700 chlorophyll a apoprotein A1-like produces the protein MYRTNWGIGHDLKDILEAHKGPFTGQGHKGLYEILTTSWHAQLSLNLAMLGSLTIVVAHHMYSMPPYPYLAIDYGTQLSLFTHHMWIGGFLIVGATAHAAIFMVRDYDLLDRVLRHRDAIISHLNWVCIFLGFHSFGLYIHNDTMSALGRPQDMFSDTAIQLQPILAQWVQNTHALAPGITAPGATASTSLTWGGGELVAVGGKVALLPIPLGTADFLVHHIHAFTIHVTILILLKGVLFARSSRLIPDKANLGFRFPCDGPGRGGTCQVSAWDHVFLGLFWMYNSISVVIFHFSWKMQSDVWGTISDQGVVTHITGGNFA, from the coding sequence ATGTATAGAACTAACTGGGGCATTGGTCATGACCTTAAAGATATTTTAGAGGCTCATAAAGGTCCATTTACAGGGCAGGGCCATAAGGGACTCTATGAAATCCTAACAACATCGTGGCATGCTCAATTATCTCTTAACCTCGCTATGTTAGGTTCTTTAACCATTGTTGTAGCTCACCATATGTATTCCATGCCTCCCTATCCATACCTAGCTATTGACTATGGTACACAACTTTCGTTGTTCACCCATCACATGTGGATCGGTGGGTTTCTTATAGTTGGTGCTACTGCACATGCAGCAATTTTTATGGTAAGAGATTACGATCTATTAGATCGTGTCCTTAGACACCGCGATGCAATCATATCACATCTTAACTGGGTATGTATATTTTTAGGTTTTCACAGTTTTGGCTTGTATATTCATAATGATACCATGAGTGCTTTAGGACGTCCCCAAGATATGTTTTCAGATACTGCTATACAATTACAACCCATCCTTGCTCAATGGGTACAAAACACCCATGCTTTAGCACCTGGCATAACAGCTCCTGGTGCAACAGCAAGTACCAGCTTAACTTGGGGAGGTGGTGAGTTGGTAGCAGTAGGCGGTAAAGTTGCTTTGTTACCTATTCCATTAGGAACCGCAGACTTTTTAGTCCATCATATTCATGCATTTACGATCCACGTAACTATATTGATACTACTGAAGGGTGTTCTATTTGCTCGCAGTTCCCGTTTGATCCCTGATAAAGCAAATCTTGGTTTTCGTTTCCCTTGTGATGGACCTGGAAGAGGGGGGACATGTCAAGTATCCGCCTGGGATCATGTCTTCTTAGGTCTATTCTGGATGTACAATTCCATTTCGGTAGTTATTTTCCATTTCAGTTGGAAAATGCAGTCGGATGTTTGGGGTACTATAAGTGATCAAGGAGTAGTAACTCATATTACAGGAGGAAACTTTGCGTAG